Genomic window (Salinibacterium sp. M195):
ACACTGTGTTGGGGTCCAACCGAGCGGGTGAGAGCTGATCACGAATGACAGCGGACGGCGGGCAGCAGGCGGCCGGCAGCACAGGAATCGCCTGCAGCTGTAGATAGAGCAACCTCTAGTTCGGCGGCAACACGTCAAAAACTAGATGAGCGAATTGGCCGACAGCCTTCGCCGACTTTAGGCGCAGACGATCCGCATTCAACCCCCGCGGAAATAGTGGAGCACCGCCCGTTACCGTGGCCGGTGCGAACGAGACCGAAATCTCGTCGAGCGCGCCGGCATCCAAAAACTGCGCTGCTAGGTCTCCCCCGCCGACGATCCAGATGTCGCCGTCACCCGCAGCCTCGCGAATCGTGGGCAGGGCATCCGCTACCGCTCCGCGAACGAAACGAACATCCGCCCCTTCGGGAACGGGGAGGTCGCGACGGGTAAAGACGAAGGTCGGCTTCTCGCCGAAGTATTCGGCCCACTTCTGCGGGTTGGCCATCAGATTCTCATGCTCGAGCACCCACTCATAAGTGGTTGAGCCCTCGACCTGGACTGTCGCGTTTGGTGCAACGGGTGGCTGTTCGTCGCTGACAACCGCGAACAGCCAGTCAAGCGAGTTTTCTTCATCAGCAATAAAGCCATTAAGCGTGGCTGCGGTTTCAAAAACGATGCGGGGCATATCGTCAGCCTAGGCAGCACCTACGACAACCGCGCTCGCCCTGCTGCCGCCCCGGAACCGGAACGCACATGAGACGCACGGGAACTTAGGACGTGACGAAAATACCCGCGAGAGTCTTTTTGCCGCGGCGGAGAACCGCCACGTTTCCGGCCAGAAGGTCGCTGCCGACCGTCGCCTGGTCATCCGCTACTGCAACGTTGTTGAGGTAGACGCCGCCCTGCGAGATTGCGCGCCGGGCTTCACTTGCACTCGATACCAGCTTGGTGTCGACGAGCAACTGCACGATCGTGGCATCCGCCGTCGTCTCGACGTGAGCAAGTTCCCGCAATGCTGCAGCAAGAGTGTCTGCATCCAGCGAGGCTAACTCGCCTTGGCCAAACAGCGCAGCGGAAGCCGCAATTGCCGCCTCCGTTGCTGCGCGGCCATGCACGAGTGACGTGACTTCGAACGCGAGAGTCTTTTGCGCTTCACGCCGGAACGGCGCCTCTGCCACAGCAGTCTCGAGAGCGGTGATCTGCTCGCGCGACAA
Coding sequences:
- a CDS encoding dihydrofolate reductase family protein, coding for MPRIVFETAATLNGFIADEENSLDWLFAVVSDEQPPVAPNATVQVEGSTTYEWVLEHENLMANPQKWAEYFGEKPTFVFTRRDLPVPEGADVRFVRGAVADALPTIREAAGDGDIWIVGGGDLAAQFLDAGALDEISVSFAPATVTGGAPLFPRGLNADRLRLKSAKAVGQFAHLVFDVLPPN